tcgtaggtactcttgaataagattTCCTTCATATCCTTCATATGTTCTGTTTTAGAACACtgtttttgtttattcaaaAATCGATTTTCGAGATGCAAGACGTTCACACACTTCCTCCCAGGATTCGATCCCTACACGGACAACACGTTTTCAACCTTAAAATTTCTTCAAAGCTTGAATCTAAGGTCAAACACATTAGgtaaaaaaactaaactaatTCAAAGCccaatgtaataaaaaaatcatttctaAAAACCAACAACCAATCAAAACTCAACCCAACAACACTCTTCTTGCGAGTAGCGGCGGTGAACCCACAGCAGCAATGACGGACAACAAGGCAAACTAAGATCGGTGATTGAATAGTTGGCGACGAGGGCAGAAACAACCCTGACGATTGATGAACGCTTGGAGCCTCAGACCCCCGACGAGCAGTTAGAGGTGCGAGATCCGACTACTCGCGACTGGACCTAGACGAAGGCCCGGGCGGTGCTAATGTGTGGTTGGGCTTTGAATCCGATTGGCGTTGCGCTGAAGAGGCAGGCAAAGAAGGTTAATGGTTGAGATGGAGGCTGATGACTTGCGACTGGAGCACGAAAAAGGAGAAGAGAGTTttgcctttttttcttttcagtgAACACTTATCAAcggtttaattatatataaatcttACCCTCTCTTTTGCCCTTAACTTTAAAAGCAGTATCtcattattttagttttcaattttatactttaaaaataagatttattttatatatctatCTATTTCTCACCTAATcaaatctatatatatttttttaattttcatgagttgaatgaaaaatttttcttaaaaaaatatacaatattatttttttaaaaaataaagctatTTCTATTagcatttaaaaattaatctataacaaacaaaatatatcattctaaacaattatttaaaattttaaattacaaacaaataaaaaaattgtttataagTATATTTTAGTTACTAGGTCTAAAATAAGgtgtttttgtatttatttatcaataacctatttttttaacttcaagTTGAAATTtatcaaaccctaatttactTCATTTAGATcctgtttggtaatcattttattttttgttttttgtttttgtttttgtttttgtttttgagaaTTAAGTCTATGGAGACTACTTCcaccacctccaaatttaatcttttgttatctacttttcaccaatggtttaaaaaatcaagccaaattttgaaaactagaaaagtagctttcaaaaagttgttttgtttttagaatttggctgaGAATTCAAGCATTATAATATGTAAATTGTGGTAAGAATTGTGAATGGAATAaccttaattaaaaaaaacaaaaaaaaccaaataattactaAATGGGATCTTTAACAGTTGATTTTCCTATAATCATAATTACCTGCAATTAAACCCTATATTCTGAAAAATGGACAAATATGACCCTTTAAAGTTTATTGGGAATTTCGTACGGATGGGTCAAATTTTGAGGCCCACTCAAAATTTGGCCCATCTTTCATAAATACTCGAATTTTGGTCTTCTGATGATGTCAGCCGTGTGTGAAATGTCTAGTTAGTTCCCAAAACGCTCGAAGTCGCGCACGTATCGCACATTCTCTCTCGTTCATCTTGTTTTGGACTCATTCCTCTCATTGGAATGCCCATTGGAAGAAACCGTCGAATTCTCGCACATTCCTCttgttttttaattctttttctcgtGCTTTCCTCTCATTCATCTTCAAACATAAATTGAATGTTTTAAATCTCAATTTTCAGTCCAACTCCCTCATTCCTCTCGCTTCATCTTCTTTCCTCTCATTTCTGCATCTCGTTCTTTATCAATTTTTCGTCaattttcatgtaattaatagcCGCTATATGAATTTCCAAATACTTCGAAAAATCCACAAatctttcaaatcaatttaatgaaAAGTTTGTGCATGTTAAGTCAGCCTTAACACACTTGAGTGTAGTTGCAGATAACTTTAGTGTTTGGAGATTTCGTGTTCACATGCTATTGCTGCAGCTAGAGATGGGAACATCAACCCATTTATCCTATATAGTAGGTTTTATCTCCATTCAcccatttaaaaattaaaatgtttaatttcaatctGATGAAGAACGAGAGGAATGAATGGATTGAATGAGCCGAAACGAGATGAACGAGCGAGAATATGTAATGCATGCACGACTACGAGCATTTTGGAGACTAAATGGACATTTCACACGCGACTGACGTAATCACAATGTCAAAATTCGAGTATTTATAAAAGATTGGTCAAATTTCGAGTGCCTCAAGAATTCCGAAGTTTATTTCTTCGagcctttttttaaaaaagaaaaaaaaaactattttttgacGCCAAAGCTCCGCGATCGAGGGATTTGAAGCCTAATTTGTGTTCCATTTGTTGCAAATTCGAGTCAATCTTAGTTGCAGACGGTTTCTTCGGATGATAGATGAATTCGGGGACTCTGAGAATACGTTTGGTTTTCGAAGAGGGGCACCTACTGAGCAAGTCGCAGAGGAAAAATGGACTGAAACGGAGTTGGATTCTTCTGAAATCTCACCTCCGTTCCATTTCCGACTTCTCTTCCTATCTTCTTGACTTTTTCTTGCTTCGCGGTGCTTGTCCTGATGGCCTCATTCTTTCTGTAAGTTTGTGTCTCTCGCTTTCTggatatttctgtgttcattccACTTGCAATTCCCAATCTGGGGGTGTCATTTTTACATGCATGTTATGTAAGGGAGGAGGGGGAAGACTTGGAATTCATGGAAGAAACTTGGGTTTGTTGACCTTCAGATGAACTCAACTTCTCCTAAATGTAGTGGTTTTGTTTGGTTGATCTTTGTTTAAGCATTTCATTATGATATGCATGTttaacttttcttttccctCTTACAGATGGATGGTTTTGTTCTACCACCTTTTGAGCCTACTTCTATTTTGAAGGATAAAGATATTGTTAGGTCAGTTTGTGGGCGATATTTGCTCTTTGAATACTTCGTCTCTATAAGATCAAGTGTCCCAGTTTGCCGCATTGTTCTTCTAACAGGGTGAAGAAGAATGAGGACAATGTGTCTGTGGTTGATCAAATGGCACACATGATGGAGGGGCAACCTGCTGATGTATATGTTCAGCTTCTAGCCAACGAAAAGCTTGTGAAGAAGAAAACAGTTTGTAGGAAGAGGAGGGCACTGAAAACACTTCACAGCTCAAAGTATGTAGCACCTTTCTCTGTCAATGCAAATGCTAACGAATCGTATAACATTAGCTTTTTATAGGCGGGCAACATTTCTAGTTCAAACACCATGTTCTTGAAGGGACTTGAAACCTAATGGGCCCTTGGTGCTTATATGTTGCTTTTGTTTATGTTAGCTTCTTCATTGTGAATTatgccattttttaaaatctatttatgGTTCTAGTAGGAtttgaaagtgattttaaatCACTATATGATTCGATTTCTTTTGTAAACAAGTTTGTGAAGTTCGTAAAACGAGAACTAGGATGTGTCACGTACTTGGTAGTTCATGCTGTTATTTTTAAGGGTTAAgtatcacatttaaatatttaagtttgGATGATTTGTGTTGTTGTAAACTGGGTTCTGGTTGTTCACTGGTAACATCACCTTGACCATGCAACTTCTATGAGCAAATACGAGCTAGAATGAGGTCGAATTTTACTTTATTCCCCATCCATGGTCTTCAGGTGATGCCGTCTCTTTGTAGTCTAGTCTCTATACTAGATATATGGCCAATATCCGCATACTAGTTTTAGGGCATTTTTCATTTAGTTTGGAGAAGTTTCATTTCATATTGCATGGCTGTACCTTGTAAGAATTGTCTTATGCTTACTCCTGTTTCTTATTATTCTGTCCAAATTGTAggataaagaaaaacaaagttgCTCCAACTTCCAAATGTCTGCAGTTTCGTACAGGGCATAACGGTAGATTTCAGCAGGAAGTTTTTCTTTCTGAAAAGAGTCTGGTAAAGAAGCACAAATCATCCACTGGTCACACTGATACAAATGACTCCAACAAGCAAAAGGCTAGTAAAGTAATAGTCTTTCGAGGATGCTATATCTTTTCAGTGTAGTTCAATTGAAAGATGGAAGGCCTTtctttcaaaaaacaaaacaaaacaaaactctaTTTTAAGTGTTAAAAGGACGTTTTTGATGTAGATGTTATGAGCATGTGACAGATTCCTACCATTGCATCTATGAGTTGGATGGTAATGCATCTTGTGAGGATCAATTCCCTCGTGTGGATGGAAGATCCAAATTTTCAACAGAGGGATGAAGAAAAAAGTTCATTGTGTTGCTTGTTCCAACCCCAATTATATGAGTCTCTGACAATGTCCTCATCCCCAGAATCAATGtttatttaaacttttagaGATTTAGTATGTAGAAATTGATTTCTTAAGATATTAGTTAATAAAAGATTACATGAAATTAGTCTCTTAAACTATTACAGAAACTAGGAATTGATTCAATCTTCTTTAGTTTCTAGGATTTATAACTTTCTACATTAATTTACtttttatatcaaaataatctaaatacttaaaataataataataataataataatgaactcATCGTagtttttcatctttttcagcTTCAAAAGTTTTCTCCTCCGGCGAAGGATAAAAGGCAAATGATGAGGAAACATGTCAAAACTCAGAAGGAAAAGGTACACCGTGCTCTGGGTGCCTGCTCCTGAGAAGGTTTACCTTTCATATACACTTAGTGGAGTTGACACCTGTTTCAACGTCAACTCTACATTCTATTCGATGTGACCTATATCTATAAGCACATACATGGGTAAAATTGATTAACTATTGCTAGACTGGACAAACATATGGCACACACTTTTAGCCATCTAAAGATGAGAGTGCTTCAATTGCATCCTTTAGTGATTATTATCCATTGATCATTCTGCAGGTACAGCAACAAAGAGTTGAGAAGAGGAACGGTAAGTTACCTGATGAGAATTACTTTGAGGACTCTGAACAGCTAGCTGGCAGTAGTGATGATGAAGAAATTGTACCTGTGGTAATTAGACCAGGACATGTTCGTTTTCTGCCTCCTGGTCAAGGTCCGTTTGTGTTTCTTATTATCTGAAAATGCATGTTATAACTCTATGCTGCTTGATGCAAGTACTGAACatgtttatttaaattttagttccAGTAGAGGCAAACCAGATTGTCCATCCAGCTCAAGCTTCAATGGTATTATCCCTGTGCTTAGATCTCTTTCCTGTTATAGTCCTTGCAAGTGAAACCAAGTTCTTTGACAATCAAATTGAGTGTTTCAGGACACCATACAGTTGAATGGGATAACAATTAAGAATGTACGAAAACGGGGTAAAAGGAAATCCTCATCTAGGATGAGTGATTGCAAGAACTATGAAGGACAAAGTTCTAAGCTGCAAGCCAGAAAAGGTTCAGCAACTAAGAACTGCCCAATTGACTTCAATAAACTCAAACCTTGTGCTAGCTTGCCCAAGGTTTGTTTTGATAATTTTTGAATGTTTCTATATTGCATGTCCTCTCCTACTACCCTGGAATTAGCTTCTGTTGCTAACATATGTGTATGTCTATATTGACCCTTGTTTGGAATTGGAATCATCTCAGCCATGAACTTGTATATGCAGAGAGGTGATATAATTGCATATCGTTTAATAGAATTATCATCATCCTGGACTCCAGAACTTTCCTCCTTCAGAGTAATAATTCCGTTGCTTTCcttatgatataaatattttagatgAGGCACATAATTATGTCTTGCTCAATGCCTGTTAGGTTGGAAAGGTATCATGGTGTAAACCTGAAGCAAATAAGATTATGCTGGTTCCTGTGCCAGAATATCCATTTGTTTATAAGAAGACAATGAGTGAGGAATCAGTTAAACATCCATATGCGGAAGATGGCTCTTTAAAGGTGCCAAAATTAGCCATCATCTTTCTGTTTACCCATGGTCTTAAACAAGCATCGACCAATGTTGGGGGTTTAGTGGTCCTTTGCTATCCAATGTACTTTTAGttccttgttttttcttttttgagaaaGGGTCCTGGGTAGTTGGGTTTTTTTATCTTTCTGGTGTTTGATATAGATTTCAGATTCGGTCATTTGTAACCCATGAAGCTAAAAGCTAGTTAACAgtatttatttatcttgttcACTTGGAATTGGAGTTAATAATCAGATAATGTAAGAAGCATATGACTTAGGGACAATCAAATTTAGAGCATTCTTAAACCTAATTAAATTATAGTGACCAGCTTTGAGCTGCCTGTTTTCTGTTGTGAGGTTTGGCTCAGCTTCATGATCGTCATTTTTTTTGTAGATGGCCAAGATGGAAAATCATGCTCATTTAATTCCTAGGTTTATAACAAGTGGCGGTTTAATTTATGCAGTTGTGAGCTGCTAATTGCTTTTTGGAAGAGATTAACAAGTGGCGGTTTAATTTATGCAGGCAGATTACTCCTCACTTGTTGACATCAGAAttgttgataaaaaaaactcaGTAGGTTTTGAAGCAGCTACCGGTCGTATCAGTGAAGCATCTGCTACAAAGCAAAGCtggaacaagtgggagaacaaTACCACTGCACCAAAACAAAGCTGGAACAAATGGGCGGAGAACCACGACCACCACGGGGCACCAAAACAAAGCTGGAAAAAGTGGGAAAACCATTCCAGTGGACGGGGTATAGACGCTACTTCTGTTATGTGTTAGGATTAAGTAAATCTAGTTTTACAACAATCTTGTTTGCTCAATTCTGTATGTTGTTTCTGGTCATTTCaggaaatggaaaggaaaatgCATGGGATGAAATTCTCCAGGCCTTCAGCGCAAAAAAAGCTAATTTGTCCAATGAAGTTCAATGGAGAACAGGGGAGAAGAAAGCTTGGGAAGGAGCTGATGGTCGATGAGAGATACTCCAGTGGGGTAGATTTGCTATCATGTAAAGTCAAGCACCTCAAGGGCAAGTTGTTTACCTTTCAAATATGAAATTTTGTACAAAATTTTGCTACGTGCTCTTTAGAAGGTAGGAAGCCTATGGAAACTAGGCATTCTGTTTCAGTGTTTAGCTCAGTTAAGCCATGGGATCAACATAATTTCGTTTTGTTGTAGAGAATTTTTCTATTCTATCATGGTGGAAACAAAATGGGGAATGCTGCTTCGCTTCCATCTCAAGATAGAATATTTCAGCTAcaggaatgttttttttttttatttgcctGCTGGAGAAACTTTAATGTTAAAAACAATACTTCAGGAATTTTGGTCACATATACTAACTAAGCAAAGAAATTTCAAGAATCTGCTGCTTCGTATTCTTCCCCAGACACACTTTGCACAAACATAAACTGGTACGAATCTGGCTTGAACTTTCCATTGAATcgtatcaaaaaaaaaaaaaaaaaaaaaaaagaacgtgtgtatatatatatatatatatatatatatatttttaaactaaaatatcatgTTGGTCCTTGTTCTTTAACAAATCTTAAAATTTGCCCAGCTATTAGTTCatggttgattatataaaaaaagatatatacaGTCAATGTTGGCTTTATTAATATACTTACATAGGGTTTAAATATTGCATTGGTTCTTGTACTTTTGGCTTTATTTCATTTCGGTTTatgtacttttaaaatgttatggTTCATGTATTTTTAAGATATTCATCTCGGttcttgtacttttaaaaagtgattattttgaTCCCttataaatgaattaaaaattaaaaaaaaatatttaagttgTATCTTGGGTTACACCAATCTTTTGTGTATCTCACTAGATTATCTAATCAAATTTGTCCAGTAAGTACATTTTGAGATGTACTCAAATATTACTCAAATGAAAATGAAGGGACCAAAATGGTAGTTTCAATGAtcaaaatgtatattttgactaaaataaactaacattgaaaatatagaaaataaatatattttaaaaatatagagaccaaaattaatcaaaataaaaactataggaccaaaatgatatttttaacttttctagTTGGATGAACACAATTACGAGCCAGCCATTAACTCTATGTAAATTGGAGCATGGAAGTGGAAATAAATCCATTGTGCTCTCATCCAGAATAGTAGCCACCGCCACTCTCTTTGGCTTTTCTATCCTCCTAGCTACCTATCAACAGTTAATTAATTGCTTGGCTTTCTATCAAAGTTTGAAGCTACCACATTTCTTCTCTCTTCAAGCTAGCCATATAGCCTAGTTGATTCAAAGAATTGATAGGTTATTAAGCTGATTTATTCACTAAACTTTAACTTTTACACTTTAACTTTCGAGTGCCAAATCCCCAAGTACTGGTCTTTCAGCAAAGACAAACCTGTCAGCagaaataaattttttgtaCTTACAAAAACTATGCTCTTAAATGGCAACCGTAATTAGACTAATCACAGTGTAAACTATATGCATGTGCTGCACATTTGCTACAGACTTTGGCTTTATAAAGTGACATTCTCTTTGTCTCAGTTAACATCCAAAGGAAAGCTGTCTGTCTCCAGCCATTTTAAATGCcccttccttcttttcttttcttttttcttctttctaatgATCTTCCAGACTCTTATGGCCATGATGTTGAATTTGTACTTCCAAAAAGTTCGCCAGAGATACTGACACAAGGCAAAACTTGAATCTAGATCCCCAGTTGGCAGCTGCTTTTGTAACAGAATTGGATAAAAAACTTCATTTTCCCACTCTTAAAGAAAAAGCATACTTCCTGATAAGCCAAAGACACATCCCTTATCTTAAACCTCTCTTTTCACTTTTATAGTAATTTAAACCCCCTTGGAAGCAAGGTAGAAATTCATCAGACCTTTTGACCTTTAATCCCTTTTTATGATAGTATATAAGGGCTTCAACTCAAAACCAAAATCACCATAAATCAGAATATAACCCAACTTTCCTCCTGTCTACTCACTCTCCACTCTTATCTTCcctattgaaaaattaaaaccatGGCTACTGCCATACCACGTAAGTTGAGCCTCATCAAGCCAGACCGTCAGCTATTCGCAGCAGGCGACGAGAATGCCTTGACAAAGCAAGTTTTGGCCACGCATTCcgaggagcctcttgagtttcCTGTCACCCCTTTGCTCAGCCTCGTTGAACAAATTTTCCTTCGAGCTAAACTCAATGCTCACCAGGCAAATACATATGTTTTAACGAGTGTTTTCTTACATATTCACCACGTCAAATCAAACCATACCATCTCTTTGgtttaaaaggaaattcaaaatttttgtgtCAACTTGGCTTATTGATTGATTTTGTCTCTAGGGAACAACTCGAGCTCAGCTGGAGGCAATCGAAGACAATTCCCCAAGCCCAGCAGACTTACTGGACCTGTTGGATTTTGTATCATTCACTATTAATAAAGTTTCCAATGAGGTTGTTGTTTAgagtttcttctttcttttgggTATACATAAAGTCCATGTCTTTTCAGAGATTCATTTTCTTTGCTTGTTTTGAATGATCACAGATACAGTACAAGTGTTCAGGAGCTGGGGATCCCCATACTGTAACTATGGAAGTGTTCAATTTGTTATCAAGCTGGCCATGGGATGCTAAGGTGGTGCTGGCCTTGGCTGCATTTGCCATCAATTATGGAGAGTTTTGGCTATTGGTTCAACAATCCTCGACCGACTTACTTGCCAAAGACATCTCCCTCCTCAAAAAACTCCCAGAAATATTTGAGAGGGTCGACATTGTGAAGCAAAAATTTGAAGCATTGGACAAACTCATCAAGGCACTCGTGGATGTGGCCAAGTGCATTGTTGACTTCAAGATGCTTCCTCCCCATTACATTACTCCAGACACGCCTGAAATGAAGAGTGCAACCACTCTTATCCCAACAGCTATTTATTGGACAATCAGAAGCATTGTTGCCTGTGCTGCACAGAATGCAGGCCTCATTGGAGTTGGCCATGAGTATGCCACCGTCTCCTACCTTTGATAATCTAACTTAGCTAACTAGCTAACCATTTTTAGTTTCTTCTCTGCAACATTTCTTCAGGTATTTAGCATCAGCATCTGAGACATGGGAGCTGTCTAGTTTGGCCCATAAGATTGACAACATCCGCAAGCACCTCGAACAACTGCTTCTTGCTTGTCATCGTTACATAAGTGAGGCTTCCGTTGCTCTCTAAACTTCAATATAAGCAGGCAGTTGAGActgaattaatattatttttccttgtTTGTGTTTGTGATTGATACACAGATGAGAAGATGCATCACGAAGCATATATGAACCTGGTCCGCCTTTTCGAGATACCCCACATTGACAACAACAAGATTCTGAGGGCTTTAATTTACTCCAAGGATGATAAGCCACCCCTAATCGATGGTTTAATCAAGGAAAAGGTCAGCACTTTCCCCTTTTCTAACAAACCTTCTACACAAAATATAATGAGAGAGAATGTCTACAGTTCCTAGACTTCCTCACATATTCTATTTCGGTTTCAATACAATTCTTGAAGTACCCTATATCAAACATCGCAGGCTACCCTCGAAGTGCTGAGAAAGAAAAACGTGTTGCTTCTCATCTCTGACCTGGACCTGTCCGTAGTGGAGCTTTCAATGCTAGACCAAATCTACAGAGAATCGAGACAGAACAAAACAAGAACAGAAAGCGATTATGAGGTGGTGTGGATGCCAATTGTGGATTCCCCATGGACAGAAGAGAAACAGGTGAAATTCGATGcgttgttagggttgatgccatGGTACTCGGTGGCACATCCTTCATTAATCGAATCCGCCGTCATTAAGTACGTAAGACAGGTATGGAACTTCATCAAAAAGCCTCTGTTGGTGGTTTTGGACCCTCAAGGTAAAGTGGTCAATACCAACGCCGTCCATATGCTCTGGATTTGGGGAAGCTTGGCCTACCCTTTCACAAGCGCCCGAGAGGAGTCACTTTGGAAGGAAGAAACTTGGCGACTTGAGCTCTTAGTAGATTCAGTGGAACCCCTCATCTTCCAATGGGTAATAAACCTCAACTCACTTTTGCAATGTTGATTGTTCTCACTTACCTCACTCTCACTCTCTTTCTGTAATGTGGTGTATTTTCAGATGGAGACAGGGAAATACATTTGCATTCTTGGAGGGGAAGATTTAGGATGGATAAGAAGCTTCAGCACAAAGGCATTAGAAGTAGCCAAGGATGCTGAGATAGCTTTGGAGATACTCTATGTGGGGAAGAGCAACCCAGGGGAGAAAATCAAGAAGAACATAGCTGCAATCTTAGCAGAAAAAATTATCCACACACTAGTAGATCCTACCCTGATTTGGTTCTTCTGGGTGAGGCTAGAGAGCATGTGGTACTCAAAAACACAAAGGGGAAACACAATTGAAGAAGACCCTGTAATGCAAGAGACGATGACGATGTTGAGTTTCGACAGTGGTGACCAGGGATGGGCCCTGTTCTGCAAAGGCTCAACCGATATCCTTCGAGCCAAAGCTGAGACCATAACCAATGTGGTTTCCGGTTATGAAGAGCGTTGGAAGGTCCATGTCAAAGATGAAGGATTTATACCGGCTATGAGCAAAGACCTCCAAGATATCCACACTCCTGAGCATTGCAACCGTCTGATTCTTCCTTCTTCCAATGGCACCATTCCAGAGAAGGTGGTTTGTTCTGAATGTGGTAGTGCCATGGAAAAGTTCATCATGTATCGCTGTTGCAACGACTAAAGTTTTTCAAAGCTCCTTTTAAGAACACAAGTTTCCTAACTTATGACACCATGCAGGAACTTTCCCTTTATAGTATGCTTGAGTTTGTTGTTTGCAGTGtggttttcaaaataaaattaaaaaaaatatatatctaattCCATGGATGCATGGAAGTGAAGTTTGTTTTGTAATTTCAGTTTCAGAAATTTATGATATAGTTTCAATGTATTTTTGGACATTTACCCTTTATTTGTAATGTATGTTTATAAGAAATTTCCATACTCAATATTACCAACTTCCTACTGAGAGCGTTGTAcgtaaactaaaaatattatttattgatttagtCAACGACCAAATTAGTATTTTCTGGGCTTTTTCTTCACCAAATTTTACATTGAGGATCGGCTTTTATGAgcttttcttttctcctttctttGCAGTATAatccttttcttctttgaaaagcttacatttgaataaaagaaatgGTAAATGAAAGGAGAGGATAATGCTTTATACGGATATAACTTATAATAGATAGGACTTATCACGGTTGCAATGCTCCGGAGTGTTTGACCCACCAACATGACTTGGTATAATATATCAATTCATAG
This genomic window from Benincasa hispida cultivar B227 chromosome 4, ASM972705v1, whole genome shotgun sequence contains:
- the LOC120076899 gene encoding coilin-like isoform X1 — translated: MNSGTLRIRLVFEEGHLLSKSQRKNGLKRSWILLKSHLRSISDFSSYLLDFFLLRGACPDGLILSMDGFVLPPFEPTSILKDKDIVRVKKNEDNVSVVDQMAHMMEGQPADVYVQLLANEKLVKKKTVCRKRRALKTLHSSKIKKNKVAPTSKCLQFRTGHNGRFQQEVFLSEKSLVKKHKSSTGHTDTNDSNKQKASKLQKFSPPAKDKRQMMRKHVKTQKEKVQQQRVEKRNGKLPDENYFEDSEQLAGSSDDEEIVPVVIRPGHVRFLPPGQVPVEANQIVHPAQASMDTIQLNGITIKNVRKRGKRKSSSRMSDCKNYEGQSSKLQARKGSATKNCPIDFNKLKPCASLPKRGDIIAYRLIELSSSWTPELSSFRVGKVSWCKPEANKIMLVPVPEYPFVYKKTMSEESVKHPYAEDGSLKADYSSLVDIRIVDKKNSVGFEAATGRISEASATKQSWNKWENNTTAPKQSWNKWAENHDHHGAPKQSWKKWENHSSGRGNGKENAWDEILQAFSAKKANLSNEVQWRTGEKKAWEGADGR
- the LOC120076899 gene encoding coilin-like isoform X3; the encoded protein is MNSGTLRIRLVFEEGHLLSKSQRKNGLKRSWILLKSHLRSISDFSSYLLDFFLLRGACPDGLILSMDGFVLPPFEPTSILKDKDIVRVKKNEDNVSVVDQMAHMMEGQPADVYVQLLANEKLVKKKTVCRKRRALKTLHSSKIKKNKVAPTSKCLQFRTGHNGRFQQEVFLSEKSLVKKHKSSTGHTDTNDSNKQKASKLQKFSPPAKDKRQMMRKHVKTQKEKVQQQRVEKRNGKLPDENYFEDSEQLAGSSDDEEIVPVVIRPGHVRFLPPGQVPVEANQIVHPAQASMDTIQLNGITIKNVRKRGKRKSSSRMSDCKNYEGQSSKLQARKGSATKNCPIDFNKLKPCASLPKVGKVSWCKPEANKIMLVPVPEYPFVYKKTMSEESVKHPYAEDGSLKADYSSLVDIRIVDKKNSVGFEAATGRISEASATKQSWNKWENNTTAPKQSWNKWAENHDHHGAPKQSWKKWENHSSGRGNGKENAWDEILQAFSAKKANLSNEVQWRTGEKKAWEGADGR
- the LOC120076899 gene encoding coilin-like isoform X4, yielding MNSGTLRIRLVFEEGHLLSKSQRKNGLKRSWILLKSHLRSISDFSSYLLDFFLLRGACPDGLILSMDGFVLPPFEPTSILKDKDIVRVKKNEDNVSVVDQMAHMMEGQPADVYVQLLANEKLVKKKTVCRKRRALKTLHSSKIKKNKVAPTSKCLQFRTGHNGRFQQEVFLSEKSLVKKHKSSTGHTDTNDSNKQKASKLQKFSPPAKDKRQMMRKHVKTQKEKVQQQRVEKRNGKLPDENYFEDSEQLAGSSDDEEIVPVVIRPGHVRFLPPGQVPVEANQIVHPAQASMDTIQLNGITIKNVRKRGKRKSSSRMSDCKNYEGQSSKLQARKGSATKNCPIDFNKLKPCASLPKADYSSLVDIRIVDKKNSVGFEAATGRISEASATKQSWNKWENNTTAPKQSWNKWAENHDHHGAPKQSWKKWENHSSGRGNGKENAWDEILQAFSAKKANLSNEVQWRTGEKKAWEGADGR
- the LOC120076899 gene encoding coilin-like isoform X2; the protein is MNSGTLRIRLVFEEGHLLSKSQRKNGLKRSWILLKSHLRSISDFSSYLLDFFLLRGACPDGLILSMDGFVLPPFEPTSILKDKDIVRVKKNEDNVSVVDQMAHMMEGQPADVYVQLLANEKLVKKKTVCRKRRALKTLHSSKIKKNKVAPTSKCLQFRTGHNGRFQQEVFLSEKSLVKKHKSSTGHTDTNDSNKQKLQKFSPPAKDKRQMMRKHVKTQKEKVQQQRVEKRNGKLPDENYFEDSEQLAGSSDDEEIVPVVIRPGHVRFLPPGQVPVEANQIVHPAQASMDTIQLNGITIKNVRKRGKRKSSSRMSDCKNYEGQSSKLQARKGSATKNCPIDFNKLKPCASLPKRGDIIAYRLIELSSSWTPELSSFRVGKVSWCKPEANKIMLVPVPEYPFVYKKTMSEESVKHPYAEDGSLKADYSSLVDIRIVDKKNSVGFEAATGRISEASATKQSWNKWENNTTAPKQSWNKWAENHDHHGAPKQSWKKWENHSSGRGNGKENAWDEILQAFSAKKANLSNEVQWRTGEKKAWEGADGR
- the LOC120075056 gene encoding protein SIEVE ELEMENT OCCLUSION B-like, whose protein sequence is MATAIPRKLSLIKPDRQLFAAGDENALTKQVLATHSEEPLEFPVTPLLSLVEQIFLRAKLNAHQGTTRAQLEAIEDNSPSPADLLDLLDFVSFTINKVSNEIQYKCSGAGDPHTVTMEVFNLLSSWPWDAKVVLALAAFAINYGEFWLLVQQSSTDLLAKDISLLKKLPEIFERVDIVKQKFEALDKLIKALVDVAKCIVDFKMLPPHYITPDTPEMKSATTLIPTAIYWTIRSIVACAAQNAGLIGVGHEYLASASETWELSSLAHKIDNIRKHLEQLLLACHRYINEKMHHEAYMNLVRLFEIPHIDNNKILRALIYSKDDKPPLIDGLIKEKATLEVLRKKNVLLLISDLDLSVVELSMLDQIYRESRQNKTRTESDYEVVWMPIVDSPWTEEKQVKFDALLGLMPWYSVAHPSLIESAVIKYVRQVWNFIKKPLLVVLDPQGKVVNTNAVHMLWIWGSLAYPFTSAREESLWKEETWRLELLVDSVEPLIFQWMETGKYICILGGEDLGWIRSFSTKALEVAKDAEIALEILYVGKSNPGEKIKKNIAAILAEKIIHTLVDPTLIWFFWVRLESMWYSKTQRGNTIEEDPVMQETMTMLSFDSGDQGWALFCKGSTDILRAKAETITNVVSGYEERWKVHVKDEGFIPAMSKDLQDIHTPEHCNRLILPSSNGTIPEKVVCSECGSAMEKFIMYRCCND